Within Myotis daubentonii chromosome 13, mMyoDau2.1, whole genome shotgun sequence, the genomic segment ggttttggcttgttccccgcaggccaggccgagggaccacaccagtgcacgaatccgtgcactgggcctctagttttttatatggAGCTTGAAAATCATAAATTCTTAAATCACTTTTGTATTTTTCAGGAGCTAAACAACTTAACTTTGGTCCAATTCGGGGAGGGGAAGATTCCTGTTAAGTTGTTCAACTAAACGTTAAAATAAAAGCTAATGTTCAAAACAAACATGTCTCTTATTCTAATCTTGAACGCAAGAGAAACAATTGATACAAGGCAAGGAGGCAAAATAGCAGAGGGCTGCAAAAGACTAGACCCTTATTTCAAATACTTTACCCCAAAACTTACATATGCCATAAGTCATCTGCTCACTATATCTTTCCAAGTCAAGCTGAATGCTTTTGTGAAAAAACTCCAGTTTAGCTTTCAGTTGCTGAGATGCTGAGATCAAAGCGTTCTTCATTTTTGTCAAGTTAGTATTATATCTAAGAAGACTTAACCTAAAccatagccaaaaaaaaaaaatttaaaaattaacatttcatGAATAttgaacaaaaatttaaaaactatattgccaatcagaaaggatatatgcacccctatgttcatagcagcacaattcaccatagctaagatttggaaacagcctaagtgcccatcagcagatgagtggattagaaaactgtggtacatatacacaatggaatactatgctgcggtaaaaaaaaggaactcttgccttttgcaacagcatggatggaactggagagcattatgctaagtgaaataagccagtcagagaaagataaataccacatgatctcactcatttgtggattatagagaacaacatagactgatgaaaagggacagacccaaagactgagaaacagcgatcaggctatcaatccccagaaggaaagtaggggagggcgggggtaaggggaagagatcaaccgaaggacttgtatacatgtatataagccaaaccaatggacatggacaacagagggatgggagcatgagtttgtgtgtgggggggaggttgggggttaatgggggggatgaggacacatttgtaataccttaactaataataaaaaaaatatatgtaaaaaaacaaacaaacaaacaaacaaaactatattGCCATAAGCCCAATGCCTAAGTTTCTATTATCAATCTATGAGAAATAGCTGATCTATAGAATCTAGTCTCTAAAGACTTTCTGTTTGTGGCAACACAGTTTCTTTTATACTAAGATGTTCTGCTCAAAAACTACTCTCAAGCCATTGCAACTGAATGGTTTCATACCATTAGTATGAAGTCTATAAGTCTGATCAGAAAATTACATTTCAAATTGGTCCAATATTTTAGTATTGcatgaaaaaattatttgtgaAAACTGGCAAGATTAATTCTTGAACGTTAATGTGCATGACGTTGTCACTGTAAACAACAGAATCCACTTACATTGCTGCTCTTTGTCCCTGAAAGAGCCTGCTGTAGTCCTCTTTTAGCCCAGACACATAGTGCACTGCTTCAGCCCATACTTTACGCAGCTGTATAATTGGAAGCTGTATTTTGCTGTCCCGTACTAtaggtaagagagaaaaagagacttTTTAAGAGTTACTTTTTAAGATTTTAGAGTTCATTAATCATTCTTTGATTTCCAATCCTTACAAATATCATTCCCATGGATGCTAGAAAGAACCACTTGTCACTGTTTCATTCAGTTCAACatacatttactgagcacctgtaaTACACAAACCCTGCTCCCGATACAAGGGAAAATAAAGATAAGACATAATCACTACATAATCCCAAAGCTTGAGATTATTCCTataatctgtttctttttcttgctttccttCAACCTGGaatactgtttttttcttttgctaatatAAATTCTGtattctttcaatttttaaatcaaGTCCCATCTCTTCCACAATCTTCTATGGTCTTTTCTGCCTCTGAATAATGAATTGTTAGCTCCTGAACTGCCAACTCAGCTTCAGGAAAACATACAGAGTAAATAGCAGCTTAATAAGATATGCTTTCTTATCTATTTATAattctcttgctctttctttGGTAAAGGGAATACTACTTTCTAAAATCATGGCAAGTGTGGATGTTTGTTAAGTTCAATGAAATgccattttaatgttttgaaattaTGTAGATGTGAAAGAGTTATCCTATACTCTAAAGTGGCAATTATATTGTTATTCTTTTCGAATGAAAACTTTCAGAGAAAGGTTGCTACACTAGGGTTCATAATGAAAAAACAGATTATCTGAAGCAGacttcaaaaatataaagttCCATATCTAAAAAAATCTTTGCCTCCCTAATAATTATTAATAGCCTTGATTAATCTTTCTTCTTATATGATCACACTTATTGCTGAGGTTTCCTACAGTaaacaaaacacttttttaaaaagagtcttgAAGGGAAGCCTGGCCAAAATAAACAATTtcaatctccccccccccccacccaccctctctctctctctctctcaataaagtCTGAAAGGACTTAAGAAATCATACCCAGTAGCAAGAAGCGCACCTAGTGTCCCAATTGTTTTCTAATACTGTTCTCCAAAAAAGGTACCAAGGTATCTTGgaaaaatggctgattctagCACTGGGGCAGGAAATATACAAGTTGAGCCTGGAATAGATTGTGTAGTGCCAGGAAGTAAGGAAgtactaaaagaaagaaaattctcatGGATAAGGCAAGTAAAAGAGGCAAGGAAGCCAATTAAAAGAGCTTCTCAcccggccagcatagctcagtggtatgagtgttgacctatgaaccagaaggtcatggttccattcctggtcagggtatatgcccatgttgcaggctcgatccccagtgtggggcatgtaggagtcagctgatcaatgattatctctcatcatttatgtttctatctctccctccctctccattcctctctgaaatcaataaaaacatatttttaaaaagtaaaaaaacttCTAATGGCTAAAGCTGCAgcgattttaataaaataaataaactagtaTGAGattaaaattcaaagtaaaaaataaatatctatgaaTCTACCTGTCTATATAATAACAGGCTAACATGCAACTAGACCAAAtagcggaacaaccgaacaaccagtcgctatgatgtgcgctgaccaccaggaggcatgcaggaacatggcaggcgttggccgtGGCAGGATAGTGGAggagcagatgagtgggggcaccagaccaggtgggggtgctggtcgctgtcatcggggcgagcctctggtggttactgaaaattccttGCTCCCCTGTGCCGCAGTCCTGcccagcgcttgcacctgctgttgGCGCCAACCCCACTTGCACCAGTGAtggtgccagagctgctgctctcacgcactgatggcgctggccccgctcgcacttGCTcttggcactggccccaatcactccacgccatcagtgggtggaagcagggctggcgccatcagcatgtgggagcagtgatggtgggagcgaggctgctggcagacagggaactgggggcgtggcaggaggggctgggcgggggcacggaggatgggctgagacccgcccctgtgcctaccgcagcctcagagccacagttcctttcaaggtgcacgaattcatgcactggcccccTAGGATTGATataattgaataaattaataaatggaagAGACAAATCTTGTAtccagaaaaatttcaaataaattatgtAGGTGTCCTACCTTAAAGGAAGGGGAGTATAACTTCCCACTCCTTAAATGTGGGTTCCATatagtgacttccttccaaagagtaCAGCATTGGAAGGAGGATTGGGGGAGACTAAACTACACAGTGGGAAAACCTGACGAACACCACTTTAGCCAACTGATCAAGGATCACAACAACAGCATACATAATGTTGATGGTTTGTACCCTTTATATAatgtgactagaggcccgatgcacgaaattcatgcaagagtaggactTCCTTTCCGCGGCTgtgggcactggcttccctccggcacctgggacccgggcttccctctggccaccaacaggcaccgggacctgggcttccatcacagcccagctttgtctggaaggtcgtccgggaGGACGTccagtctacttagcatattacacttttattattatagataagaacgGTACTTCTGTGATCTTTCTCTCAAAAACCCATAATCTTAGTCTAATCATGAAGGGGGGAAAATTAGACAAATTGCAACAGAGGGGCATCCTACAAAATACTTGACCAGTACTCCTCAAAACAGTCAAAGTcataaaaaacaaggaaagtttgagaaactgtcacagccaagaaAAGCCTAAGGAgaatgacaactaaatgcaatgtggtatCCTGGATGAGATCCTAGAACAGATAAAGGACACCagataaaaactaaggaaatctgaataaaatatggactttagttaataataaatattgGCTCATTTATTGTAacactaatgtaagatgttacAAATGAGGAGAGGGATAACATGAGAACTCTGTACTACTACCtgatcatttttttctgtaaatttgtcctttaaaaactaattaaaaggtaacaaaagaaagattaaataattttaggCATTATGCAcaattttcttgattttacaATTTTGTGCTTGATTTTAGTTTGGGGTAGATAGAAATTGACAGCTACCTTCTTCAAAAGTAAAGAATAATTCTCacagaataaatgaaaacaattgAACATTAAGCAgtatttatagaataaaatgaaatatttgagcatgcttaaatgaaaaataaactaaaagtaGGCTTAAAGAATAATGGAGATTCATTCATCCGTGAGAGGGTTATCCTAAGGAAAGTAAGTCTTTTCCCAAATGAGGGATCTGGTGGTGATTTAAAACCTACCTTTTCACATTCCAAACTATAGAAATTTTTCACCATAAATAGTAAGCTAAAGTATgagatacaaaacaaaaacacctaaaACCATTTCTACTAATCATGTTCAATCAAATGGTATCATTTCAGGTTTAAATCTCAGTCAGTAAATGGACTAGACTTACCAATATAATTTACAGAGTCAGATAAACTTCTGGAAGCAAATGGTCCGTCATATACAGTTTTACTTTTATCAAACAAATAAACCATATAGCTATCACAGcctctctgaaaaacaaagaaacaattttttaaaatacacttgaTAATCATAGGTTCTCCAAGTACCAGTGAAATGCAAATGAACAAGGTCAATGTTCATTAGCATACTTtgtttaggaaaaataaataactttagtATGGGTTAGTGTGAAAACAATCACCAGACCCAAAAGGACAAAAGCAAAAAAAGTTATAACAACATATACCCATATAATTGGAACATTATTTAGTaatagaaaggaatgaagtacaGATTCATACTATGACAAGAATGAACCTTAAAAAGTCTGACACAAGAGACTATAGGTTGTATGGTCCCTTTATGTGAAATgttcagaaaaggcaaatctatagatATATAAAGTAAATTAGTGATTGCCTTGGGTGGGCAGAATGGAGATTAACAGTTAATGGACATGAAGAATCTTACTGAGATGGAAATGTTTTAAGGCTGATTCATGGTGATGGCTACACAATTAAGTAAATTTGCTaagacaaaaaccaaaaaaaccctaaattatacacttgaaatggATAagctatttaatatttaaatatgcctcaataaagtcaaataaaatgaaaaaagagtcaTGACCACAATCATATTTTATCATCTACCTATCCTCTGGCAGGACCTATAAGACTGCTGTTCTAATTTTAGGATTCTAGGTTTCAAttacaaaaaggagaaaaaagaaggaggagagagttAGCTCCAAAGAAAAAGTCATAGCACGTTCAAAATACCAAATGTTTCACTTCTATCTTGCTCATCTTGCAAAGCATTAGGAGAAATGAATGggataaaagtaaaagaattatGAGATGTGCATAATTCCCCAGAGGATTTCAAATACACATCCAAAAATGCAGGGCATGCAATCTCTCTATGCAAACAGATTTCTTATATTAGAATTTtagatatattaaaatttacttaCTACTCCATCTAGAACACATTGAGAGGCTGGTTTCCGCGGATCAAGAGAAATTCCCGTCTCTGAAAGAAGCTCTTGAGAAGCAGTATTTATTCCAGTTTCACGCTCAATACGAGACTGCAGTGAATGAAGACTTTCATCAGgtggtaaaagaaaagaaattatcttTGCAGAAGTCATATTTAGGATGTGTACTATCTGTAtatataagaagaaagaaaaatgattattaACCACCTGCTACATAAAAAATTCAGGGCAAGATAATAAAGGGAATATGAGCAAAAGGCATTATCTTTGTTCTATGCAAGGTTTAATCATTTTCCAAAGTGTAATCTCcttctataattataaaatgacATGTGAAAACTCAAGAATTTGCTTTTCTACTATAACAAATGTTAGTTCCAaggaataaaatttcaaattctaGGGATGCACAAAGTCCTAGGAATGTACAAAACCCCCAATTTAAAAAGGCAACACTTACTTATTCTTAGAAACATTTCACAGACCTGGAAGGAAACATTCCCATTTATGAAGTACCTAATAGATGCCAACCACAGAGTTAAGTGCTTTATGCTAATATAACATCCCATTAATTAGCTAAGTTATACTTAACATAACACCATGAATTAGATCTTCTAATCTCCATTCTGGCAGGAAAAAAAACAGAACTCTGAGGGATCACACAGCTGATAACTGACTACCTTACATTGTCTCAAGAAATAATTATGATAGAAGAGATAGGCCTCTCTTTAAACAAGAAGTATTATTAGTCTTATttttcagactagaggcccagtgcacggatttgtccAGGGTGTGTGCGGCCCGTCTCGCCCAGttccaattggctggaccccagcagcaagctaacctaccagtcagaccatctgcctcctggtggtcagtgcgtgtcatagcgactggtcgaatgaacggtcagacatttagcatattaggtttttattatataggataaggaaaCCAAATCCCATAGCAGTGATATATCTTAAGGGCCCAAAGTTAGATTAAGAAAATACTCTTGAAAggataatgctaagtgaaataagccagtcaatgaaagaaaaataccacatgatctcactcatttatggataataaagaccattataaactgatgaacaaaaatggatacagaggcagagcagcatcgaacagactgtcaaactacagcaggaaggccggggagggttggggggtgggagggggataaGATATTGACCGAAGgatttgtgtgcatgcatatgagcatagccaatggacgcaagacactggggggtaggggaggccgggggactgtcaaggggaggggagggggggaggaaacatatgtaatactctttgtaatactttaagcaataaaaaaaaaagaaaaagaaaatactcttACCTAAAGACCCACTGAAGGTAGGGGTAGCCTAATACAGGCCAACTAAGTGTGAAACTGAGTTAGGTGGATAACCAAGAGTTAGAGGCCACAGAGTTAGAGGTCAGTATTTTTAACATGATTTTAAATCCTCTTCCTCCCACTGTCCTTAGATAAGCTATACAAAGTAATAGCTTCGTTTCTCCAATGCTTTATATTGACAGTGTACGGGGGTGGGAAAAGGGgttaataagaataagaataattaGAAGTATAATAATTAATAAGGAAATGatattacaagaataaactctgtttcacgtactcacaattgtaaacttatttttgcccacccctgtagatTAAAATTATATCTGCTGGAAATGCTTATTACAGAGGTAAAGCATTAACTTTCCTTTAATATATAATAACCCTTTATGTttaaaaaaggtagaaaagagAAGGGAATCTTTAAAGTTGACTTGGTAGGCAAGGAAGAACTATGTTGGTTTCTTGGAcagggaaataaaaatgtatttttaaaagatgagatgGGCAGTTCATGCTGCATGGATTATAAAATGGGTAGAACTATAGAGGCATGTAAGGCAGGTAGAAACCTTTCTCACCAAACCAAGTCCAGACCTAAATGAATGAGGCCCCAATCTGAGGAAGGGGAAAATCCAAAAGATGCTTCAAAACAAAGACCACTTAAAAGTAAAACTGAGAAGgcttcctaaaaaaataaaaacacatctactctaaaaaaataattttctttttcaaataagcATCAGGAAAAGactattaaaatatacttaatacTAATTTTCCAAATAAACTTGTTAAATTTAATGCAAGTCTTCTGAAATAGACCCCATTCATAAGAAACTAACCTTCAAATTCAGAATGTGATCCATTAATATAAAACATCTTGGCTGCTTCAAAGTAAGATCAATAGGTCCTCCTCTCTGCTGAGGATCCCAACTCAGCATCAACTGTAGCCAATTTTCCATAGGTTCTACTATCAAACtacaaaacatacaaaaaaggGTGAAAATCCTTGTTCCAATATTCCTTTAGCACTgtaaaaaagttaattttatagGTTGTCCATTTCCTTTCTCATTACTTGTCTGTACCATTTCGTATCTTACTTTCAAATAATTCATGAAATGGCCCAGCCAGAGTGGGttagttggttgaacatcatcctgggcaccaaaaggttaacaattcaattcccggtcagggcacatgcctgggttgtgggttcaatccctagttgggaTGTGTGCAGAatgcaactgatcaatgtttctatctctctctcattccttgGTTAaggctaaaaaataaataaataaaaatagccctggctagcatggctcaatGGTGAGAGCGCCGGCCTATGCACCagagggtcacgggttcgattcccagtcaagggcacatacctgggttgcaggtccttCCTGGCTCCATTCGGGACatttgcagaaggcaaccaattggtgtgtctctctcacatcagtgtttctctctctcctttctcccttccccccctcacctccctccctcctatctcccctctccccctcccttccactctgaaaatcaatggaaaaaatatccttgggtaaaaataataaaaataaataattcatgaaaTGATAGGGGACAAACTTTTTCCATAAAAAAACAACCCAGCCTGGCCATTgcagctcaattggttggaatgttgtcctgtccaggttcgattcctggtcagggcacatatccaagttgcaggttcaatccccagtcacggtgcatatgggaggcaaccgaatgtttctctctcacatctatgttgttttctctccccttctctctctaagaaaaaaacaacaaaccaaaaccCACATATGTAAGGTAGCTGCTGGCAACTCCAGAGGCAAGTCCAGTTCTTTTCTCCAAGGGACACATTTACTTCAGTATCCCAAGAGTCTTCTTAGCAACTAAGCCAATCAATTGAATGGCAGCAGTTATTGTTTCCACTAGACTTGTGCTGTCCAACACGGGAGCCACTAGTCACAAGTGGCTATTTGCATTTACACtgaagttaattaaaattaaataaaatttaaaatttagttctTCAATCATATCACTCTCCTTTCAGTGCTCAAGAACCTAATGTGGTCagcaaatataaaacatttccatcatagCAGAAAGTTCTACTGGATGATAATACTTGAAACAGACAATTTACTGCCCTTTTACAACCCTGAAGAAACTGAGGTGAACTGAAATATACTTACCTACAAAGGCTATTTGGTTGAGGTAAATGACTACTAAACCGAACTTCTCCTGTCATCTCTTCACATGCAAATATACACTTTGGATCCTTCTTCTTAATTTTCTCATGcctataaaaaacaaaagctaCCTCAGTAGACAACCTGACTCACAAAAAATCTCTAAGCTTTTTGCTATTTTATTCGATTATGCGTTTAAAAGGAAATTATACCACttaaagagaggagaaaaaaagcaaGTTACTGAAAATTTTCATTCACATTAAGCACACTGAAGTACTCTTCCATTTCTTACCAGGTAAATGGCTGCAGATGATGTAAAAAAGGCCTATATCCAGCAATACACTCAAATACCATGGTCCCAAAGCTCCAATAATCAACAGTAGCTGTATAAGGTTTATTCTCAAAGAGCTCTGGggccttaaaaagaaaagaaatgctttaAATGTCATATTGTAAGAGAAAAGGAACTTTATTTTTGAACTACTATGTATATTTATGACCTTCATAAATAAGATAATTTGGGATACTTAAAGTCAAAGAAACAATACATGTCTTACCAAATACTGCAATGTTCCCACAAAAGATGTACACAGACTTCCTTGATCAACATCTTTGGCATATCCCAGAtcaattattttatgtataatcTACAAAATAATAAGCATTAAATGGTTGAGAAATTTGAAATGGAAAGGCAACAATGTCCTGATAAGGTTCTGGAGAGGGTGATGGTGAAGAGCTTGAGCTCTGGAATAACACAAATGTGATTCAGGCCTGAGCTCCACCACTTAGCTAGCCTTATGATCTTGATCAAGTTACCTAAAGGTCTCTTGATTCCCTATATAATATTACTAACAATCCCTACTTCACAAAACTGTTATTAGGATtcaaagaaacagccccccaaAATAATTTAACACAGTGCCTGTACATGATAAAAACTAAATATAGATTGGctatcaatttttattttggtatatTCAAAATAAACTTGATCCATTATACTGAAAGGCAAAGGTAAAGGTGATTTCCAAAGGAAGAAGCAGCATATCATCTTACAGTGGATCAGTGTGAGTAAATACCCACCTAACCTCAAAAATATGCTTAAGTCTTTGGATTCAAAAGAAGGGAAAGATAGTTGGTGCCAAGCACACATGAAAGCCTCCTAAGGGAGGAAGCATCATCAAGGTTTCATCACTTCCAGCTGACCACCATCTTAACTAACCATAAGACCACACAATCCAATTCAAagtttagagcagccgtgggcaaactacggcacgtttgaaatgaataaaactaaaaaaaaaaagagaccgtacccttttatgtaatgatgtttactttgaatttatattagttcacacaaacactccatccatgcttttgttccggccctccggtccagtttatgaacccattgtggccctcgagtcaaaaagtttgcccacccctggtttagattcTTGGCTTTACATCTTTATTGGGATGGAACTTCAGTGCTAACAGCAAACAAACGGCTCAAATTATTctgataaaaacaaatatttcaggAATCAATTCACAAGTTTTGGTTCCTGTCAAGATGACTCATTTAAGAATCTGAGAAATcaagttttgatttttaattaaatatagaacTTAGGGATTTTGTGGAgaatgaggtttttaaaaaaatatataaaacatacttaaatgtgtgttttttctttaagtaATGCAGACCCAGGATGCATCTGTGTGCTTTTTAATGTGCCTTGAAAGgattaataaattatttactcACTGCCTACCATTTCTGCTAGATACTGTGCTGGAAAAACAGAAGTGAACAAGATAGGTGCAGTTCCTTCTCTAACGGAGCTACTGTGGCAGCAGAGGAGACAAACAACCACAGGTCAGTATAGTGAGGGCTGGGTAGGAAAAGAGCACTATGGAAGGGCACCAAACTTCTAGCTAACTACCACAGGGATACTGTATTCAACTGTCAGTTTTCACCTACCTTTCCACCAACATCCTGAAGAACTATGTTTTCAGGTTTTAAATCACGAtgtataattttgttttcatgCAAATATCGGATCCCAGACcctaagtaaaatttaaaatgtaatttgagGTAAGAGAAaacactgaattaaaaaaaatcatctcataATGTGTACTTCTCTAATGCTCAAATTTATAGGGACCATCATAACTACTCAATTAATATTACAGCAGTTAAGATTTTCTCCACAGAAAATCCAGTAATACTTAACAAATACTACAGAAATatgttcatttaatttatgagaattaacattaaaaagaaatggaaaaagcaaTTTAGAAGAACCCTATACTTATCCTTCTAGCCTTTCCCTCCCTTTTCAACTAAGCTTTGGCCTCCATGACCCAGGAAAAGAAGCAAAATGGAAATACATAGGGAAACATATTCTTGGCTTTTGAGCTTGCTCTAAGGGCCTATGTACTGATTATTGTAGGGATTTTTCAGGAATTATTGATTAAAAAGAGATATCACCCTAAGAGTTGACTTGACAACCTATTTAACAGATGTAATGCCACTGTTAAATGAAATTACTATGTTAattaaggagggagagagatcaaaATTAAATTAGGTCATATAACACCATTTTTGTCAGCAACTGGAGCATCTATTAGCCAAAAATTGACTcctaaccaaaaacaaaacaaaaaataaatatcctaGTTTTAATTTAGCATCAACAATAACACTTAAAATTTTCTGATAATTTCTTATAGATGTTAAAATCTATGCTTTATAGTAGCATATAGAATCTTTTATGAACCAAGGTGGCATTAAATCATGAtggtatttttatattgattacataccTATATCACTCAGTAAAGAAAGTATCTGGCTTTCTTTAAGTCCGCAGCAATTTTCTGGTTTGTTGAGtagctagagaaaataaaaaaggattaaaaatgtATACTGCCAATGCTGCTGGGCAGTAACAGTGACACATTAATCACTATACtctaagaaaatattcaaataagaaaataagtcacgattaagaaaatataagaagGGGGAAGATTACCAAATCCACACAGAGAACATGTAAATTTCATGACAAGGCTTACAAGTAAAGATcaagtatttgaaataaaaaaggttgaaaaatctcacagatatgtatataaaaaatccATATGGCAGATTTAAAAGAAGATGGGAAAGAAAGATTtgcaatacaaaagaaaaaactttttgaGGAAAGGTGTTGAGGGACTGGGAGAaagaagtgaagggattaagaagtacagattggtaattataaaatagtcacagggatgtaaaggaAAGCCTAGGGAACAGAGTTAATAATATTATGATAACTATGCATGATGGCAgtggggtactggaaatatcaaggggattgtaaagtatataattgtctaatcactatactgtacatctgaaaccaatatgaaataatattgaaaataaactgtaattgaaaaaaatacaccttcatttttatttaaattttttattgttgacactactgcagatgtcccccattttctcccctttgccctccaccacccagcctccaccccctACTCCCTTGGCCCTCatcacactactgtctgtgtccaaggactatgcatatatattctttagctAATTCCTTTACCttcctttatccagtcctctccaccaccaccaccacccctccccctccgaTATTTGTCAGtgtttcatgtatccatgcctctggttccatagcagcattatttacaatagaca encodes:
- the CHUK gene encoding inhibitor of nuclear factor kappa-B kinase subunit alpha isoform X4, which codes for MERPPGLRPGAGGPWEMRERLGTGGFGNVCLYQHRELDLKIAIKSCRLELSTKNRERWCHEIQIMKKLNHSNVVKACDVPEELNFLINDVPLLAMEYCSGGDLRKLLNKPENCCGLKESQILSLLSDIGSGIRYLHENKIIHRDLKPENIVLQDVGGKIIHKIIDLGYAKDVDQGSLCTSFVGTLQYLAPELFENKPYTATVDYWSFGTMVFECIAGYRPFLHHLQPFTWHEKIKKKDPKCIFACEEMTGEVRFSSHLPQPNSLCSLIVEPMENWLQLMLSWDPQQRGGPIDLTLKQPRCFILMDHILNLKIVHILNMTSAKIISFLLPPDESLHSLQSRIERETGINTASQELLSETGISLDPRKPASQCVLDGVRGCDSYMVYLFDKSKTVYDGPFASRSLSDSVNYIVRDSKIQLPIIQLRKVWAEAVHYVSGLKEDYSRLFQGQRAAMLSLLRYNTNLTKMKNALISASQQLKAKLEFFHKSIQLDLERYSEQMTYGISSEKMLKAWKEMEEKAIHYAEVGVIGYLEDQIMCLHTEIMELQKSPYGRRQGDLMESLEQRAIDLYKQLKHRPPDHSYSDSTEMVKIIVHTVQSQDRVLKELFGHLSKLLGCKQKIIDLLPKVEMALSNIKEADNSVMFMQGKRQKEIWHLLKIACGDFGTNDRRKCELSWPFKHYYS
- the CHUK gene encoding inhibitor of nuclear factor kappa-B kinase subunit alpha isoform X1, which encodes MERPPGLRPGAGGPWEMRERLGTGGFGNVCLYQHRELDLKIAIKSCRLELSTKNRERWCHEIQIMKKLNHSNVVKACDVPEELNFLINDVPLLAMEYCSGGDLRKLLNKPENCCGLKESQILSLLSDIGSGIRYLHENKIIHRDLKPENIVLQDVGGKIIHKIIDLGYAKDVDQGSLCTSFVGTLQYLAPELFENKPYTATVDYWSFGTMVFECIAGYRPFLHHLQPFTWHEKIKKKDPKCIFACEEMTGEVRFSSHLPQPNSLCSLIVEPMENWLQLMLSWDPQQRGGPIDLTLKQPRCFILMDHILNLKIVHILNMTSAKIISFLLPPDESLHSLQSRIERETGINTASQELLSETGISLDPRKPASQCVLDGVRGCDSYMVYLFDKSKTVYDGPFASRSLSDSVNYIVRDSKIQLPIIQLRKVWAEAVHYVSGLKEDYSRLFQGQRAAMLSLLRYNTNLTKMKNALISASQQLKAKLEFFHKSIQLDLERYSEQMTYGISSEKMLKAWKEMEEKAIHYAEVGVIGYLEDQIMCLHTEIMELQKSPYGRRQGDLMESLEQRAIDLYKQLKHRPPDHSYSDSTEMVKIIVHTVQSQDRVLKELFGHLSKLLGCKQKIIDLLPKVEMALSNIKEADNSVMFMQGKRQKEIWHLLKIACTQSSARSLVGSSLDGAVTTPQASAWLPPTSAEREHPLSCVVTPQDGETLAQMIGENVNCLGHLSTIIREVNEEQSSRMMSLDWSWLTE
- the CHUK gene encoding inhibitor of nuclear factor kappa-B kinase subunit alpha isoform X5, coding for MERPPGLRPGAGGPWEMRERLGTGGFGNVCLYQHRELDLKIAIKSCRLELSTKNRERWCHEIQIMKKLNHSNVVKACDVPEELNFLINDVPLLAMEYCSGGDLRKLLNKPENCCGLKESQILSLLSDIGSGIRYLHENKIIHRDLKPENIVLQDVGGKIIHKIIDLGYAKDVDQGSLCTSFVGTLQYLAPELFENKPYTATVDYWSFGTMVFECIAGYRPFLHHLQPFTWHEKIKKKDPKCIFACEEMTGEVRFSSHLPQPNSLCSLIVEPMENWLQLMLSWDPQQRGGPIDLTLKQPRCFILMDHILNLKIVHILNMTSAKIISFLLPPDESLHSLQSRIERETGINTASQELLSETGISLDPRKPASQCVLDGVRGCDSYMVYLFDKSKTVYDGPFASRSLSDSVNYIVRDSKIQLPIIQLRKVWAEAVHYVSGLKEDYSRLFQGQRAAMLSLLRYNTNLTKMKNALISASQQLKAKLEFFHKSIQLDLERYSEQMTYGISSEKMLKAWKEMEEKAIHYAEVGVIGYLEDQIMCLHTEIMELQKSPYGRRQGDLMESLEQRAIDLYKQLKHRPPASCWAVNRRLLIYCPRWKWPSVTSKKLTILSCLCRERGRKKYGISLKLPVETLAQMIGENVNCLGHLSTIIREVNEEQSSRMMSLDWSWLTE